aaaaatacaaaaattagctgggtgtggtggcacatgaccgtagtcccagctactcgggaggctgaggcaggagaatcacttgaacctgggaggcggacgttgcagtgagctgagatcatgccacaacactccagcctggctacacaGCAAGACTTGTcgcaaaaaagaaaagcaccctCCACTCCCAGGGAGCTGGGCACAGAATTGGGCCCCATCAGTGCGAGGTGCTGAGCCCCTGAGCTGAGGTGGAGCTGCTGGAGATGGGTCCAGATAGCAATGTGTAAGCAGGTGACGCCTCTGCCAGCGGTGACCACCAGGGGGCCCCCAAGTGCCAGAGATGGCCCCACACAGCGTGGCCATTCCTCATCCAGAGCTGTCTGTTTCTTGGCACCTGGGGTTAATTAGAACAGAAGGTGACAGTCTCGGGTGTGGTCAGTCAGACTGCCCCACGCAGGCCCGGTGGTCTGTAGGAAATGTTCAGGCCTGAGCCAGAGGCCCAGGCTGCAATTCTGTCACTTaccatgaccttgggcaaggcactTCCTTCCCGGGCCCAGTTCACAGGGTTGGAACAGACTCCAAGGACCCTTCCAGCACTAACGCTGCATGCTTCTAGGATGCGAAGATGGGGGTGGTTCCACTCTCTCACCCCAGCTCATGTCCACTTCAAGGATGAATGGCCAGGGAAGCCACATGTCTCCGTGCCCCATTTCCAAAGCCCTTGAGGACCTTGCTGTCGGGGTCATGCACGTGGAAGTGGAAGGTCAGGTGAGCCAGTCGTCTGGAAGGGTCTTGCTTCATTTGGGACAGACATCCGGTTTCCTCTGGTCTCTACCGGGATTCCAGGGGCTTAGCTGAATGAGTCATGGGCGGAGGGATTCTGGGGAGTTCCCAGCTCATCAGCTTGGGACAGGACAGCCTGGAACTTTCAATGGTACATACCTATCCGAGTGTGGGGTGGGCACAGGAGCCAAGACTCTGTGTCAGTATCTTAGGTAGGGGCCCTCAGGAGGTCACCCAGACAGGCAGCCTCCCGGGAGTCTGGGGGTAGGAATGGAGCCAACCAGCTTTTTCCTTTCACTCTTAGAATTTGGGAGCCTGGGGGGCAGGTAACTTGAGAATCCCAAAGGAGAGGGGCAAAGGAGGCTGCCCCCAAAGTCTgctggagcagggagggagaCCCTTCCCCACAGGTCTGCTGTGGCCTCCAGGTATCTATCAGCCGCTCAGCCTTTGTTCAGCTGTTCTGTTCAAACACCCTGGGGCTATCAGACCAGGGCGGGGCAGCGGGAGGAAGGGATTTTGAGGGGGGCAAGGCGACGTCAAAGAAGGATCAGAGATTCCACAATTTCACAAAACTTTCGCAAACGGCTTTTTGTTCCAACCCCCCTTCATTGTCTTGGACACCAAATTTGCATAAATCCTGGGAAGTTATTACTAAGCCTTAGTCGTGCCCCAGGTAATTTCCTCCCAGGCCTCCAGGGGTTATGTATAAAGGCCCCCCTGGAGCTGGGCCCCAAAACAACCCAGAGCCTGCAGCCTAGTCCCACCCAGACCCATGGCTGGACCTGCCGCCCAGAGCCCCATGAAGCTGGTGGGTGAGTGTCTTGGCCCAGGATGGGACAGCTGCCCGCCCTggcatgggagggaggctggcATGGCAGAGGGGCTGGGGATCCCCGTTCTGGGAATGGGGATTAAACGCGCCAGTGTCCCCGAGAGGGGACAGCATGTCTCCTGAGCCCGCTctgtccccagccctgcagctgcTGCTATGGCACAGTGCACTCTGGACAGCGCAGGAAGCCACCCCCCTGGGCCCTGCCAGCTCCCTGCCCCAGAGCTTCCTGCTCAAGTGCTTAGAGCAAGCGAGGAAGGTCCAGGGCGATGGCACGGAGCTGCAGGAGAAGCTGGTGAGTGAGGCTGGCGGGAGGGCTGTGGAGGGAACCCCGGTGGGGAGAGCTAAGGGGGAGGGAACTATGGGGCCGACATCCTCTGGAAGGGACGTGGGGGCATATTAGGAAAGATGGAGCTGGGGAAGGCGGGGAAGGGACTGGGGGAGGAGGTGCTTGGTGCGAACAGTGCTAGGGAGGGCTGGCTGGGATGGGAGTAGGGGAATCACAGTCAGGAGAAGGGACCAGGACCCCTAGGAGATCACAGGGTGGAGGTACAGGGCAGAGAGGGACTGAACGGCCTGGCAGGACGCGGAGGGAGGGGAAAGACCAGAGACAGGGAGGACCAGGGAAGGAGGAGTGGCGACCCGGCCAGGGGAAGTCTCACTCAGCATCCTTCCATCCCCAGTGTGCCACCTACAAGATGTGCCACCTCGAGGAGATGGTGCTGTTCAGGCACTCTCTGGGCATCCCCCAGGTTTCCCTGAGCAGCTGCTCCAGCCAGGCCCTACAGCTGGTGAGTGTCAGGAGGGGACAAGGCTAATGGGTGGGGGGCAAGAAAGGAGGGACACCCCTGGCTCCCCAGGTACCCAGGCTCCAAGCTGGGGGCATGACTGGAGTGTCTCCAACAGCACCCCCTAACTCTCCGCTCTGTCCCCCAGACAGGCTGCTTGAGGCAGCTCCATAGCGGCCTCTTCCTCTACCAGGGCCTCCTGCAGACCCTGGAAGGGATCTCCCCCGAGTTGGCCCCCACCTTGGACATGCTGCGCCTGGACATCGCTGACTTTGCCACCACCATCTGGCAGCAGGTGAGCCTTGTTGGGCAGGGTCCCCAAGGTCATGCTGGCACTCCAGGCACTGCAGCCAGGCCTGTGTATGGGCCCTGCCCGTGCTCAGCCCCCAgcgtttcctcatttgtaataaCGCCCACCCAGCAGGGCCCAGCCATTGATCGCAGCTTTTCCCCCACAGATGGAAGAGCTGGGAACAGCCCCTGCCCTGCAGCCCACCCGTGGCGCCACACCAGCCTTGCCCTCTGCCTTCCAGCGCCGGGTGGGAGGCCTCCTGGTGGCCTCCCATCTGCAGAGCTTCCTGGAGCTGGTGCACCGCGTTCtacgccaccttgcccagccctgaGCCAAGCCCTTCCCATCCCATGTATTTATCGCTATTTAATATTTATGCCTATTTAAGCCTCATATTTAAAGACTGGGAAGAGCAGAAGGGAGCCCCAGGCCTCTGTGCCCTTCCCTCCATTTCTgagtttcattctcctgcctgTAGCAGTGAGAAAAAGCTCCTGTCCTCCCATTCCCTGGACTGGGAGGTGGATAGGTAAATACCAAGTATTTATTACTGTGACTGCTCCCCAGGCCTGGCTCTGCGGTGGGTGCTGGGACAAGCCGCAGTGGGCCCTGGGCCCCAGGGTCTGCACCTGGGGC
This is a stretch of genomic DNA from Saimiri boliviensis isolate mSaiBol1 chromosome 17, mSaiBol1.pri, whole genome shotgun sequence. It encodes these proteins:
- the CSF3 gene encoding granulocyte colony-stimulating factor, with amino-acid sequence MGGRLAWQRGWGSPFWEWGLNAPVSPRGDSMSPEPALSPALQLLLWHSALWTAQEATPLGPASSLPQSFLLKCLEQARKVQGDGTELQEKLCATYKMCHLEEMVLFRHSLGIPQVSLSSCSSQALQLTGCLRQLHSGLFLYQGLLQTLEGISPELAPTLDMLRLDIADFATTIWQQMEELGTAPALQPTRGATPALPSAFQRRVGGLLVASHLQSFLELVHRVLRHLAQP